One segment of Yersinia kristensenii DNA contains the following:
- the putP gene encoding sodium/proline symporter PutP: MTMNTPMLVTFLVYIFGMILIGLVAYRATKSFDDYILGGRSLGSVVTALSAGASDMSGWLLMGLPGAIFLSGISESWIAIGLTIGAYFNWKLVAGRLRVHTEANNNALTLPDYFTSRFEDKSKLLRVISAVVILVFFTIYCASGIVAGARLFESTFDMSYSTALWAGAAATIAYTFIGGFLAVSWTDTVQATLMIFALILTPIMVILAVGGIDTSMMVIAAKNPANIDMFKGLNLVAILSLLGWGLGYFGQPHILARFMAADSHRTIRSARRISMTWMILCLAGTIAVGFFGIAYFENNPQYAGSVTQNGERVFIELAKLLFNPWMAGILLSAILAAVMSTLSCQLLVCSSALTEDLYKAFLRKKASQKELVWVGRAMVLLVALIAIALAADPDNRVLGLVSYAWAGFGAAFGPVVLISVMWPRMTRNGALVGMLIGAITVIVWKQYAWLGLYEIIPGFLFASIAIVVVSLLGKSPSNAITERFRQAEAEFKTV; encoded by the coding sequence ATGACCATGAATACACCGATGTTGGTGACTTTTTTAGTTTACATTTTTGGGATGATCCTCATTGGTCTTGTGGCCTATCGGGCGACCAAAAGTTTTGATGACTACATCCTGGGTGGACGAAGTTTAGGAAGTGTGGTGACGGCATTATCTGCTGGGGCTTCCGATATGAGCGGCTGGCTATTAATGGGGTTGCCGGGGGCTATTTTCTTGTCGGGTATATCCGAGAGTTGGATAGCCATAGGTTTGACCATTGGTGCTTATTTTAACTGGAAATTAGTGGCTGGCCGTTTACGGGTTCATACCGAAGCGAATAATAATGCCCTGACCCTACCGGACTATTTCACCAGCCGTTTTGAGGATAAAAGCAAACTGTTGCGGGTAATATCAGCCGTAGTTATTTTAGTATTCTTTACTATTTATTGTGCTTCAGGAATTGTTGCCGGAGCGCGGTTATTCGAAAGTACTTTTGACATGAGTTACAGCACCGCCTTGTGGGCAGGGGCTGCTGCCACTATCGCTTATACCTTTATTGGTGGTTTTCTGGCGGTCAGTTGGACTGATACCGTACAAGCGACATTGATGATTTTCGCACTGATCCTGACCCCGATTATGGTGATTCTGGCTGTGGGGGGAATTGATACCTCAATGATGGTTATTGCCGCGAAAAATCCCGCCAATATTGATATGTTCAAAGGGTTGAATCTGGTTGCTATCCTTTCTCTGCTGGGTTGGGGCTTGGGCTATTTTGGTCAGCCACATATTCTGGCGCGTTTTATGGCGGCAGACTCTCACCGCACTATTCGTAGCGCCCGCCGTATCAGCATGACCTGGATGATTCTATGTTTGGCGGGCACTATCGCCGTGGGTTTCTTCGGGATTGCCTACTTCGAGAACAATCCGCAATACGCAGGAAGTGTGACTCAAAATGGTGAGCGCGTCTTTATTGAATTAGCCAAACTGCTGTTTAATCCATGGATGGCCGGTATTTTGCTCTCCGCAATTTTGGCTGCGGTAATGAGTACGTTAAGCTGCCAATTACTGGTGTGCTCTAGTGCATTAACAGAAGATTTGTACAAAGCGTTTCTGCGTAAAAAAGCCAGCCAGAAAGAGTTGGTCTGGGTGGGGCGTGCCATGGTGTTGTTGGTGGCGTTGATTGCCATCGCATTAGCAGCGGACCCAGATAACCGGGTGCTTGGTTTGGTGAGTTATGCTTGGGCGGGCTTCGGCGCTGCCTTTGGGCCAGTGGTTCTCATTTCAGTCATGTGGCCACGGATGACCCGCAATGGTGCGCTGGTGGGGATGCTGATTGGTGCTATTACGGTGATTGTCTGGAAGCAATATGCTTGGTTGGGGTTATACGAAATCATCCCTGGTTTCTTGTTCGCCAGTATTGCGATTGTCGTGGTGAGTTTGCTGGGTAAAAGCCCGAGCAATGCGATTACCGAACGTTTTCGTCAGGCGGAAGCTGAGTTTAAAACAGTCTAA